One Silene latifolia isolate original U9 population chromosome 4, ASM4854445v1, whole genome shotgun sequence DNA segment encodes these proteins:
- the LOC141653637 gene encoding hydroquinone glucosyltransferase-like has translation MQVRNRVHVAMIPTPGMGHLIPLTELARRLTESHNISVTFILPSDGSPISNSALSLLNSLPKPITHVFLPPVDVSDLPEHAAIETRIILTLTRSIPRLSDSLRVMAESTRLVAIVTDHFGFPVFELAQQFGALPYLFFPTSGLGLCFGFKLPILDKTYTCEYRDLPEPVRLCPGSVPVYGSDFIDPAQDRNDEAYKGLLHMLRKFHDVAGIFVNSFPDLEPAAFKYLMDDEVRERDNFPPVYPVGPIIKTGFGSETDGGSCVKWLDEQPRGSVLFVSFGSGGSLSHDQIVELAYGLELSGVRFLWVVKSPHDKIANANFFKVDSVNDPLDYLPRGFLERTEGVGLVVPSWAPQVRVLSHDSVGGFLTHCGWNSILEGIVHGTPMVAWPLFAEQKFNAVLLAEDLKVALRVKPNQEGLVKREQIVEYARSLILGEEGKVMRDRMSKLKDKANLALSEGGSSEKSLDKVVQVWMIHNSQQ, from the coding sequence ATGCAAGTACGAAACCGAGTTCACGTAGCCATGATTCCTACACCAGGAATGGGTCACTTAATCCCACTCACTGAGTTAGCTCGCCGACTCACTGAGTCACACAACATCTCCGTCACATTCATTTTACCAAGTGATGGCTCTCCTATATCAAACTCCGCCCTATCCCTCCTTAACTCCCTTCCAAAACCTATAACTCACGTATTTCTCCCACCCGTGGACGTCTCCGACCTCCCTGAACACGCCGCTATCGAAACCAGGATCATACTCACCCTGACTCGGTCCATCCCGCGACTCAGTGACTCCCTCCGAGTCATGGCTGAGTCAACTCGGTTGGTCGCCATTGTTACGGACCATTTTGGGTTTCCTGTTTTTGAGTTGGCCCAACAGTTTGGGGCTTTGCCTTACTTATTTTTTCCCACTAGTGGGCTGGGCTTGTGTTTTGGGTTCAAGCTCCCTATCCTCGATAAAACATACACGTGTGAGTATAGGGATTTACCTGAACCGGTTCGGCTTTGTCCCGGTTCCGTTCCTGTTTATGGGTCTGATTTTATAGACCCGGCGCAGGATAGAAATGATGAAGCATATAAAGGTTTGCTTCACATGCTTAGAAAATTTCATGATGTAGCTGGGATATTTGTGAATAGTTTTCCGGATCTCGAACCCGCAGCGTTTAAATACTTAATGGATGATGAGGTTCGAGAGAGGGATAACTTTCCTCCGGTCTATCCGGTTGGACCGATAATCAAAACCGGGTTTGGAAGTGAGACCGATGGTGGTAGTTGTGTAAAGTGGTTAGATGAGCAGCCACGTGGCTCGGTTTTATTCGTCTCGTTCGGAAGTGGTGGGTCCCTTTCTCATGATCAAATTGTGGAGTTAGCATATGGGCTTGAGTTAAGTGGTGTGAGGTTTTTGTGGGTTGTAAAGAGTCCACATGATAAAATTGCTAATGCAAATTTTTTCAAGGTTGATAGTGTTAATGACCCACTTGATTATTTGCCTCGAGGGTTTTTGGAGAGGACTGAAGGGGTAGGTCTAGTGGTGCCATCATGGGCCCCGCAAGTTCGAGTCCTGAGTCATGACTCGGTAGGCGGGTTTTTGACTCATTGTGGTTGGAACTCGATTTTGGAGGGTATTGTTCATGGTACGCCCATGGTTGCATGGCCGTTGTTTGCTGAGCAGAAGTTTAATGCGGTTTTGTTAGCCGAGGATTTAAAAGTTGCATTAAGGGTAAAGCCGAATCAAGAGGGTTTGGTTAAAAGAGAGCAAATTGTTGAGTATGCAAGGAGTTTGATTCTAGGAGAGGAAGGAAAAGTAATGAGAGATAGGATGAGCAAGTTGAAAGATAAGGCTAATTTAGCCTTGAGTGAAGGTGGATCATCTGAAAAATCATTAGATAAGGTGGTTCAAGTGTGGATGATTCACAATTCACAACAGTAA
- the LOC141653638 gene encoding protein SEH1 has product MEKKVATLERGTVCSAWNYNGIRLASGSVNGILSIFDPPDPASSSSSLSCSSSFKVNEVSIVKVVWVPPEFGDAVACISADGSLSLWEEVMEAGQSLQWKFCTKFQSKTAGVLDIQFGGSSNCLKLVIAFSDGYVKVYELLNPLELNTWQLQAEFQNVIDSVSKFTKVSCSSATLSWIPQRVETQQFSFVLGLNSDIPELNSPKVWEFDQMHQRWLPVAELALAEDSGESVHSVAWAPNIGRPYEIISVATQKGIAIWNVGLNPDVDGRLSVEKVALLSGHQGEVWQMEWDMSGMTLASSGSDGVVRLWQSNLNGVWHEQAILEPTS; this is encoded by the exons ATGGAGAAAAAAGTGGCGACATTGGAGAGAGGAACAGTATGTTCAGCTTGGAATTACAACGGTATAAGATTAGCAAGTGGTTCTGTTAATGGCATACTCTCTATTTTTGATCCTCCTGATcctgcttcttcttcttcttctctttcttgCTCTTCTTCTTTTAAG GTAAATGAAGTTAGCATTGTGAAGGTTGTATGGGTTCCTCCAGAGTTTGGTGATGCAGTTGCGTGCATTTCAGCTGATGGCAGTTTGTCTTTGTGGGAAGAAGTTATGGAAG CCGGGCAATCTCTTCAATGGAAGTTCTGCACCAAGTTTCAGAGTAAAACTGCCGGTGTCTTGGATATTCAATTTGGAGGCTCTTCAAATTGTTTGAAGTTG GTAATTGCGTTTTCAGATGGGTATGTGAAAGTCTATGAACTCCTTAATCCATTGGAGTTGAACACTTGGCAACTTCAG GCTGAGTTCCAGAATGTGATTGACTCGGTGTCTAAATTTACAAAAGTTTCATGCTCATCAGCAACTTTGTCATGGATTCCACAAAGAGTTGAAACCCAACAATTCAGTTTTGTTCTTGGATTGAACTCAGACATACCCGAACTTAATTCTCCCAAG GTTTGGGAGTTTGATCAAATGCACCAGAGGTGGCTTCCTGTTGCCGAGTTGGCTTTAGCCGAAGACAGTGGTGAATCAGTACATTCTGTTGCATGGGCTCCCAATATTGGAAG GCCTTATGAAATAATCTCAGTTGCAACTCAAAAGGGTATCGCAATATGGAATGTTGGTTTAAACCCTGATGTAGATGGACGTCTGTCGGTGGAAAAGGTTGCTTTGCTGTCAGGCCATCAAGGCGAG GTGTGGCAAATGGAATGGGACATGAGCGGAATGACATTGGCAAGTAGTGGGAGTGACGGGGTAGTGAGACTCTGGCAATCTAATCTGAACGGTGTTTGGCATGAGCAAGCAATTTTGGAACCGACATCTTAG